One segment of Stomatobaculum sp. F0698 DNA contains the following:
- a CDS encoding helicase-related protein — MTGTALENRVDEMVELISVLRPELAAEIGGMKMLVTAPRFRELVAPVYYRRKREQVLTELPELEEQESWCQLGATERAQYEADVLGENYHAARRVSWTVGDIARSSKAQRLLEITEEAAAEGRKVLIFSFYLDTIEKVRALLGARCMEPITGAMTPARRQEVLDAFEAAPPGQVLAAQIVAGGTGLNIQTASVVILCEPQLKPSLESQAIARAYRMGQARNVLVYRLLCEDSIDERIMELLAEKQAVFDAFADKSSAAETFELDTKTLGKLMEEEMRRIEAKRSSENSGPLREGEVETAESEAETAEAEG; from the coding sequence ATGACAGGCACGGCGCTTGAAAACCGGGTGGATGAAATGGTGGAGCTTATCTCTGTGCTGCGCCCGGAACTCGCGGCAGAAATCGGGGGCATGAAGATGCTCGTGACAGCGCCCCGCTTTCGCGAGTTGGTGGCACCGGTCTATTACAGACGGAAGCGCGAACAGGTGCTGACCGAGCTTCCGGAGCTCGAAGAGCAGGAGAGCTGGTGTCAGCTCGGGGCTACGGAAAGGGCGCAGTACGAGGCGGATGTGCTCGGTGAAAACTATCACGCGGCGCGGCGGGTTTCTTGGACGGTCGGGGATATCGCCCGGTCCTCAAAGGCGCAGCGGCTTTTGGAAATCACAGAGGAGGCGGCCGCAGAGGGGCGTAAGGTACTCATTTTCTCCTTCTATCTCGACACCATAGAGAAGGTGAGAGCTTTACTCGGCGCACGCTGCATGGAGCCGATTACCGGTGCCATGACGCCCGCAAGGCGGCAGGAAGTGTTGGATGCCTTTGAAGCGGCACCGCCGGGGCAGGTGCTCGCGGCACAGATTGTGGCGGGCGGCACGGGGCTCAACATCCAGACGGCGAGCGTTGTGATACTCTGCGAGCCGCAGTTAAAGCCCTCCCTCGAGAGCCAGGCTATCGCGAGAGCCTACCGCATGGGGCAGGCGAGGAATGTGCTCGTGTACCGCCTTCTCTGCGAAGACAGCATCGATGAGCGCATCATGGAGCTGCTCGCGGAAAAGCAGGCGGTATTCGATGCCTTTGCGGATAAGTCTTCGGCGGCGGAGACGTTTGAGCTTGATACCAAGACCCTCGGGAAGCTGATGGAGGAAGAGATGCGGCGCATCGAGGCCAAGCGGAGCAGTGAGAATTCGGGGCCTTTGCGGGAAGGTGAAGTAGAAACGGCTGAATCGGAAGCAGAAACGGCCGAAGCGGAGGGCTAG
- a CDS encoding cytidylate kinase-like family protein, giving the protein MEQLNARCRALAEKIYALDETIYQELGSSLGRTLIGSREKVLSVLERELSLRPQGQLILSDMALIGNMARTLPEGPARKQLLTEYNDIIVELKALEEEIAKGDISDQTRVFLNPFVTGAKPFSKDDHLVICIGRSYGSGGTEIGFQLADDLHINYYDATIFKDVLERLQAKREASPNQDIIESLDEIRRAHGMNLFTSNLNRFHGLPTADAIFFNQSQYIEELARKEDFVVMGRSADVILKNAGIPHISIYITAPFESRVKRLMEMYSLNFKEAAQLVKREDKAHRHFYHRYTGYQWGAAVHYDLCINSASYGIHESEELIIRVIKARLREDLQSIADRHLESVAKADAELLARRANSGEAEKPAIER; this is encoded by the coding sequence ATGGAACAACTGAATGCTCGCTGCCGCGCACTGGCAGAAAAAATTTACGCACTGGATGAAACCATCTATCAAGAACTCGGTTCCTCGCTCGGCCGCACCCTGATCGGAAGCCGCGAAAAAGTGCTCTCGGTTCTGGAGCGTGAGCTCTCGCTCCGCCCGCAGGGACAGCTGATTCTCTCCGACATGGCCTTGATCGGCAACATGGCGCGCACCCTGCCCGAAGGCCCCGCCAGAAAGCAGCTGCTCACCGAGTACAATGACATTATTGTGGAGCTCAAGGCGCTGGAAGAGGAAATCGCAAAGGGCGATATCTCCGACCAGACCCGCGTCTTCTTAAACCCCTTCGTGACCGGCGCAAAGCCCTTCTCGAAGGATGACCACCTTGTGATTTGCATCGGCCGCTCCTACGGCAGCGGCGGCACGGAAATCGGCTTCCAGCTCGCGGACGATCTGCACATCAACTACTACGACGCAACCATCTTTAAGGATGTGCTGGAGCGCCTGCAGGCAAAGCGCGAGGCAAGTCCGAACCAGGACATCATTGAGAGCCTTGACGAAATTCGTCGCGCGCACGGTATGAATCTCTTTACCTCGAACTTAAACCGCTTCCACGGTCTGCCCACCGCGGATGCCATCTTCTTTAACCAAAGTCAGTACATTGAGGAACTCGCGCGGAAGGAAGACTTTGTCGTGATGGGCCGCTCCGCCGATGTGATTCTAAAAAATGCCGGCATTCCCCACATCTCCATCTACATCACCGCGCCCTTCGAGAGCCGCGTGAAGCGCTTAATGGAGATGTACTCGCTGAACTTTAAGGAAGCGGCGCAGCTCGTGAAGCGCGAGGACAAGGCGCACAGACACTTCTACCACCGCTACACCGGCTATCAGTGGGGGGCCGCCGTCCACTACGATCTCTGCATCAACTCCGCAAGCTACGGTATCCACGAGTCCGAGGAGCTGATTATCCGCGTGATCAAGGCGCGACTCCGTGAGGACCTGCAGTCCATCGCCGATCGCCACTTGGAAAGCGTCGCAAAGGCGGATGCGGAGCTGCTCGCACGGAGAGCCAATTCGGGCGAAGCGGAAAAGCCTGCCATTGAACGCTGA
- a CDS encoding sodium:proton antiporter — protein MSTLIPAWLCIPFAGLLLSIAVVPLVAGEWWEKHRVHAVIFWSLLFIVPFTVLYGPLKASETVLETVFNDYLSFIVMLFGLFCVAGNITFTGDLAGSPFVNTLFLLIGTLLSSIIGTTGSSMLMLRPMIKINAWRRQKRHIMIFFIFLISNMGGCLTPLGDPPLLMGFMRGVPFLWSLHLFPILIFNLVILLTVFWQLDKHYYLKDVRRGYRPDISKPGTELSLRGAHNIIFLLMIIIAVVLGGTLPSNPMFQTAEGTVRGLHIIGEVTLGFPTIIEIALILAAAFLSFKTTPDEIRRANHFTWGAIQEVAELFIGIFITMQPALMILKEMGPKLGLTEPFQMFWATGLLSSFLDNTPTYLVFLTTAGTLGMTTGLTTTVGTIPQIFLEAISCGAVFMGANSYIGNAPNFMVKSISDENGIHMPSFFGYIGWALVFLVPVFVIDTLIFFLF, from the coding sequence ATGAGTACTCTGATTCCGGCGTGGCTGTGCATCCCCTTCGCGGGCCTTTTGCTCAGCATAGCAGTTGTCCCGCTTGTCGCGGGTGAATGGTGGGAGAAGCATCGCGTTCACGCGGTCATTTTCTGGTCTCTCCTCTTCATCGTGCCGTTCACGGTGCTGTACGGCCCCTTGAAAGCATCCGAGACCGTGCTTGAAACCGTATTTAACGACTACCTCTCCTTCATCGTGATGCTCTTTGGCCTCTTTTGCGTGGCCGGCAACATCACCTTCACCGGAGATCTTGCGGGTTCCCCCTTCGTGAACACGCTGTTCCTGCTGATCGGCACCCTGCTCTCGAGCATCATCGGCACCACGGGTTCCTCCATGTTAATGCTTCGTCCGATGATTAAGATCAACGCCTGGAGACGCCAGAAGCGCCACATCATGATCTTCTTTATCTTCCTGATTTCAAACATGGGCGGCTGCTTAACACCGCTTGGCGATCCGCCGCTCCTCATGGGCTTTATGCGCGGGGTGCCCTTCCTCTGGAGTCTGCACCTCTTCCCGATTCTCATCTTCAACTTGGTAATTCTGCTGACGGTCTTCTGGCAGCTTGACAAGCACTACTACCTGAAGGATGTGAGAAGGGGCTACCGCCCGGATATCTCGAAGCCCGGCACGGAGCTTTCGCTCCGCGGCGCGCACAACATCATCTTCCTGCTGATGATTATTATCGCGGTGGTGCTCGGCGGAACCCTGCCCTCGAACCCCATGTTCCAAACCGCAGAGGGAACCGTGCGCGGCCTTCACATCATCGGCGAAGTCACACTGGGCTTCCCGACCATCATTGAGATTGCGCTGATTCTCGCGGCTGCCTTCCTCTCCTTCAAGACGACGCCGGACGAAATACGCCGCGCAAACCACTTTACCTGGGGTGCCATCCAGGAGGTTGCCGAGCTCTTTATCGGCATCTTCATCACGATGCAGCCCGCTCTCATGATTTTAAAGGAAATGGGCCCGAAGCTCGGTCTCACCGAGCCCTTCCAGATGTTCTGGGCAACCGGTCTGCTCTCGAGTTTCCTCGACAACACACCGACCTATCTGGTCTTCCTCACAACGGCGGGTACGCTCGGCATGACGACCGGACTCACGACCACCGTCGGCACGATACCCCAGATTTTCCTGGAGGCAATCTCCTGCGGCGCTGTCTTCATGGGTGCAAACAGCTATATCGGCAACGCGCCGAACTTCATGGTGAAATCGATTTCGGACGAAAACGGTATTCACATGCCCTCGTTCTTTGGCTACATCGGCTGGGCACTCGTGTTCCTGGTGCCTGTCTTCGTGATTGACACCCTGATCTTTTTCTTATTCTAA
- a CDS encoding metal-dependent transcriptional regulator, which yields MRIHESAEDYLEKILMLREENGHVRSVEIANAMGYSKPSISIAMKHLRESGLVRMDAENYIYLTEEGEAIASRVYDRHQTLTKLFVKLGVPSDIAEHDACKVEHDLSPESYAALRAHVKTL from the coding sequence ATGCGAATTCACGAATCCGCCGAAGATTACCTCGAGAAAATCTTAATGCTCCGAGAGGAGAACGGACATGTGCGTTCCGTTGAAATTGCGAACGCCATGGGTTATTCAAAGCCGAGCATCAGCATTGCGATGAAACACCTCCGAGAGAGCGGCCTGGTCCGCATGGATGCCGAAAACTACATCTATCTGACCGAAGAGGGCGAGGCCATTGCAAGCCGTGTTTACGACCGGCATCAGACCCTCACCAAGCTCTTTGTGAAACTCGGGGTTCCCTCCGACATTGCCGAGCACGATGCCTGCAAGGTAGAGCACGACTTAAGCCCCGAATCCTACGCGGCGCTCCGCGCACACGTCAAAACCCTGTAA
- a CDS encoding LysR family transcriptional regulator, with protein MDANNIKYIVAIAKYGSINHAAKAMFISQPQLSHILKITEEECGLTLFQRTSRGTKLTPEGEDYLHHCNIILAEMAKLNRYVTQAASAQSRLRVSMTRFSHTSECFNEICRRHQDDTTIHYHLFENSASNVLEDVVDGKSNIGVLHFSTTNESMSQRSFADKKLNFIPLATFRPYVCLAADHPVLKGKTKSAIEIGELKDYGFVRYAGQYEDFIYHIASDSGLIDLNESQKIIYVCDRQEQMRLIQSTSFYTIGISEFSGQSELYQVISVPLLQSTEHLTFGIVTRKDTVLSPLEEEFKEEVISRYRTLSDSEL; from the coding sequence GTGGACGCAAATAACATCAAATACATTGTCGCAATCGCAAAATACGGATCCATCAACCATGCCGCAAAGGCAATGTTCATCTCTCAGCCGCAGCTGAGCCATATTTTAAAGATTACCGAGGAGGAATGCGGCCTCACGCTGTTTCAGCGCACCAGCCGCGGCACCAAGCTGACCCCGGAAGGGGAGGACTACCTGCACCACTGCAACATCATCCTCGCGGAGATGGCAAAGCTGAACCGCTATGTGACGCAGGCGGCCTCGGCGCAGTCGCGTCTCCGCGTCAGTATGACCCGCTTTTCGCACACTTCCGAGTGTTTCAACGAAATTTGCCGCCGCCACCAGGACGATACCACGATTCACTATCACCTGTTTGAAAACTCCGCCTCCAATGTGCTGGAGGATGTCGTGGACGGCAAGTCAAATATAGGCGTGCTCCACTTCTCAACCACGAACGAGAGCATGTCCCAGCGGAGCTTTGCGGATAAAAAGCTGAACTTTATCCCCCTTGCCACCTTCCGCCCCTATGTCTGCCTTGCCGCAGACCATCCGGTGCTGAAGGGCAAGACAAAATCCGCTATCGAAATCGGGGAACTCAAGGACTACGGCTTTGTGCGCTATGCCGGACAGTACGAGGACTTTATCTACCACATTGCGAGCGACAGCGGCCTCATCGATTTAAACGAATCCCAGAAAATCATCTATGTCTGCGACCGCCAGGAGCAAATGCGCCTCATTCAGAGCACAAGCTTTTATACCATAGGGATTTCCGAATTCTCCGGCCAGAGTGAACTCTACCAAGTCATCTCGGTTCCGCTCTTACAGAGCACAGAGCACCTCACCTTCGGCATCGTGACGCGGAAAGATACCGTGCTCTCTCCGCTCGAAGAGGAATTTAAAGAGGAAGTCATAAGTCGCTATCGCACACTTTCCGATTCCGAGCTCTGA
- a CDS encoding alanine/glycine:cation symporter family protein, whose product MVMQVLDAIDSFLYYPVLLIVMGAAGLYFSVRMGFVQVRMLSEAIRVMKAKPADNSGTSPFQALMISTASCVGTGNIIGVSSAICLGGPGAAFWMTIMALLGCASSFTECTLAQVYKKKSADGSSYGGPAYYIEDALKSKGFATIFVIFLLLTYSSGFNMLCSYNTQSTFQAYGWYQANPKLAAMAIGAVLAILVGICVMGGGKRIEKTAGLVVPFMGVAYVVVTLVVLVMHAGRIPAVFGRIFTDAFNFRAIFGGIAGSCLVYGIKRGLYSNEAGVGSAPNAAAAAVVSHPAKQGLVQMLSVYIDTIILCNATALMCLVSGIEPTKELAGAQWVQTSLHAVLGTFGPVFITVAMLLFSFTTLIGNLYYCDNALAYLNNKTMPSQGFLRGFRLYGVIIIFVGALLPMAAAWDVADIMMGGMCFLNLIACVLLSRVAIGTYHDYVAQRKAGKDPVFRAKDIGLNPDELDYWKD is encoded by the coding sequence ATGGTTATGCAGGTTTTGGACGCAATAGACAGCTTTCTGTACTATCCGGTCTTATTGATCGTAATGGGTGCCGCAGGACTCTACTTTTCGGTACGCATGGGATTTGTACAGGTGCGCATGCTTTCGGAAGCAATTCGGGTGATGAAGGCAAAGCCGGCGGATAATAGCGGCACGTCGCCGTTTCAGGCGCTGATGATCAGTACGGCAAGCTGTGTGGGTACCGGTAACATCATCGGTGTCTCATCGGCAATTTGTCTCGGCGGCCCGGGCGCGGCATTCTGGATGACGATTATGGCGCTGCTCGGTTGCGCATCCTCCTTTACGGAGTGCACACTCGCGCAGGTTTATAAGAAAAAGAGCGCGGACGGCTCGAGCTACGGCGGCCCGGCTTATTACATTGAGGATGCGTTAAAGAGCAAGGGTTTTGCGACGATTTTCGTTATCTTCCTGCTTCTCACCTATTCGAGCGGCTTTAATATGCTCTGCTCCTACAACACCCAGTCCACCTTCCAGGCTTACGGCTGGTATCAGGCAAACCCGAAGCTTGCGGCCATGGCAATCGGCGCCGTGCTCGCAATTCTGGTCGGCATCTGCGTGATGGGCGGCGGCAAGCGCATTGAGAAGACCGCGGGTCTCGTGGTTCCGTTCATGGGCGTTGCCTATGTGGTGGTCACGCTGGTGGTCCTCGTCATGCATGCGGGCAGAATTCCGGCGGTCTTTGGTCGTATCTTCACCGATGCGTTTAACTTCCGCGCAATCTTCGGCGGCATTGCGGGTTCCTGCCTGGTCTACGGTATCAAGAGAGGTCTCTACTCGAACGAGGCCGGTGTCGGTTCGGCACCGAACGCGGCTGCGGCGGCTGTGGTTTCCCACCCGGCAAAGCAGGGCCTTGTACAGATGCTCTCGGTCTACATCGACACGATTATCCTCTGCAACGCGACGGCGCTCATGTGCCTGGTCTCCGGCATTGAGCCGACCAAGGAACTTGCGGGTGCACAGTGGGTGCAGACTTCGCTTCATGCGGTGCTCGGTACCTTCGGCCCGGTTTTCATCACGGTCGCAATGCTGCTCTTCTCCTTCACGACCTTAATCGGTAACCTCTACTACTGCGACAACGCGCTCGCGTACTTAAACAATAAGACCATGCCGAGTCAGGGCTTCCTGAGAGGCTTCCGCCTCTACGGCGTTATCATCATCTTTGTCGGCGCACTGCTCCCGATGGCGGCTGCTTGGGACGTCGCGGATATCATGATGGGCGGCATGTGCTTCCTCAATCTGATTGCCTGCGTGCTCTTAAGCCGCGTCGCAATCGGCACCTATCACGACTATGTGGCACAGCGCAAGGCGGGCAAGGATCCGGTGTTCCGTGCAAAGGACATCGGCCTCAATCCGGACGAGCTGGACTACTGGAAGGATTAA
- the glsA gene encoding glutaminase A yields MEQDVQQILEAALAEGKNVLIEGKVASYIPELAKADSSNLGCCIMMADGTTYQAGDYNIPFTMQSIAKTFSLILALQTSGYDHTFSKVGMEPTGDRFDSILQLELKDWRPFNPMINAGAIVTADCIQAAEPFEEFLALVRKLCANPNIKLNEKVYQSEKRTGTRNRSIAYLLKSDHVLEGEPEEVLDVYFRMCSVMCTAKDLAHYAMILSNKGVDPKTGERLLDADIVRIVTTLMMLCGMYDESGEYAVKVGLPSKSGVGGGIVAVGQNGMGIGTFGPMLNKKGNSVGGEKMLQYLSEHLGYHIFA; encoded by the coding sequence ATGGAACAGGATGTTCAACAGATTCTCGAAGCGGCACTCGCAGAGGGCAAAAACGTATTGATTGAGGGCAAGGTCGCAAGCTACATTCCGGAGCTTGCAAAGGCGGATTCCTCGAACCTTGGTTGCTGCATCATGATGGCGGACGGCACCACGTATCAGGCGGGCGATTACAATATCCCGTTTACCATGCAGAGCATTGCGAAGACCTTTTCGCTGATTCTCGCACTGCAGACTTCGGGCTATGACCACACCTTCTCGAAGGTCGGCATGGAGCCGACGGGTGACCGCTTTGACAGCATACTCCAGCTTGAGTTAAAGGACTGGAGACCGTTCAACCCGATGATCAATGCGGGAGCGATTGTGACGGCAGACTGCATTCAGGCGGCGGAGCCGTTTGAGGAGTTCCTTGCACTGGTCAGAAAGCTCTGCGCGAATCCGAACATCAAATTGAACGAGAAGGTGTACCAGTCCGAGAAGCGGACCGGCACCAGAAACCGTTCGATTGCTTACCTCTTAAAGAGCGATCACGTGCTGGAAGGCGAGCCGGAGGAGGTGCTGGATGTGTACTTCCGCATGTGCTCGGTCATGTGCACGGCAAAGGATCTCGCGCACTACGCGATGATTCTTTCCAACAAGGGTGTTGACCCGAAGACGGGAGAGCGCCTCCTCGATGCGGACATTGTTCGCATCGTGACCACCCTCATGATGCTCTGCGGCATGTACGATGAGTCCGGCGAGTATGCGGTGAAGGTCGGCCTGCCCTCGAAGAGCGGCGTGGGCGGCGGTATTGTTGCGGTCGGTCAGAACGGTATGGGAATCGGAACCTTTGGCCCGATGCTGAACAAGAAGGGTAACAGTGTGGGCGGCGAAAAGATGCTGCAGTATCTCTCCGAGCACCTCGGCTACCACATCTTTGCATAA
- a CDS encoding ABC-F family ATP-binding cassette domain-containing protein, with translation MNTIVSIEHLEKVYTARKLFDDTACYIGEGEKLALIGVNGTGKSTLLRIVAGEESPDSGELIVRKGLQIRFLSQNPKFCEEETALSACLRMAGGEVLGEDTVAAAKKLLAALGVTELDLPCETLSGGEKKRIALAGVLLHPADLLILDEPTNHLDGETAEWLENYLKNFRGALLMVTHDRYFLDSVCTRILELDRGKIYSYDANYEGFLALKAERLDIQQANERTRQSILRKELAWMQRGARARGTKSKERIARYEKLSAESGPEAEASLQLASAYSRLGKTTLAFQNVSKGFDGKTLFRDFSYQFQKNDRLGIIGRNGAGKSTLLKLITGIEEPDSGEIEIGQTVKIGYFSQENEALSGELTVIESVKEIAEFVPSPEGPISAAKMLERFLFPSSQHYMKVEKLSGGEKRRLFLLKILMGAPNLLILDEPTNDLDIRTMTVLEDYLDSFAGIVIAVSHDRYFLDRTVHRILALEDGVISQYEGGYTDYQVEKLRRELLRGENVGSGAESTVSAEKEASKQRAEETRRQRARRMSYQEKQDFLHIEDEIAALEARVAEIEVEYAASASDFQRLTALDKEREEVETKLLERMERWEYLTELQAEIEAERESKV, from the coding sequence ATGAATACAATTGTCTCTATAGAACATTTAGAAAAGGTATATACGGCGCGCAAACTTTTTGACGACACTGCCTGCTATATCGGCGAGGGCGAAAAGCTTGCGCTGATTGGCGTGAACGGAACCGGAAAATCGACCCTGCTTCGCATCGTGGCGGGGGAGGAGAGTCCGGACAGCGGAGAGCTCATTGTGCGAAAGGGGCTGCAAATTCGCTTCCTCTCGCAGAACCCGAAGTTTTGCGAGGAAGAGACGGCGCTCTCGGCCTGCCTTCGCATGGCGGGCGGCGAAGTGCTCGGCGAGGACACGGTGGCGGCGGCCAAGAAGCTGCTTGCCGCGCTCGGTGTGACGGAACTTGATCTACCTTGCGAGACCTTGTCGGGCGGGGAGAAAAAGCGCATTGCCCTGGCGGGGGTACTGCTTCACCCGGCAGACCTTCTGATTCTCGATGAGCCGACCAACCATCTGGACGGCGAAACCGCGGAGTGGCTTGAGAACTACTTAAAGAACTTTCGCGGCGCTCTCCTCATGGTCACGCACGACCGCTATTTTCTGGATTCGGTCTGCACGCGCATTTTGGAATTGGACCGCGGGAAGATTTACTCCTATGATGCGAATTACGAGGGCTTTCTCGCGCTGAAGGCGGAGCGCCTCGACATTCAGCAGGCGAACGAGAGGACCAGACAGAGCATTCTCAGAAAGGAGCTCGCCTGGATGCAGCGCGGGGCGCGCGCCCGCGGCACCAAGTCAAAGGAGCGCATTGCCCGCTACGAAAAGCTTTCGGCGGAGAGCGGTCCGGAGGCAGAGGCTTCGCTCCAACTGGCATCCGCCTATTCGCGGCTCGGAAAGACGACACTCGCGTTTCAAAATGTGAGCAAGGGCTTTGACGGAAAGACGCTCTTCCGGGATTTCAGCTACCAGTTTCAGAAGAACGACAGACTGGGCATTATAGGAAGGAATGGCGCAGGCAAGAGCACGCTCCTAAAGCTGATCACGGGGATTGAGGAGCCCGACAGCGGCGAAATCGAAATCGGGCAGACCGTAAAGATAGGCTATTTCAGTCAGGAAAACGAGGCGCTCTCGGGTGAGCTCACGGTGATTGAAAGTGTCAAGGAGATTGCGGAGTTTGTGCCGAGCCCGGAAGGGCCGATCAGCGCCGCGAAGATGTTGGAGCGCTTCCTCTTCCCGAGCTCTCAGCACTATATGAAGGTCGAGAAGTTATCGGGCGGCGAGAAGCGGCGGCTGTTTCTCTTGAAAATCCTGATGGGCGCGCCGAATCTCTTGATACTGGACGAGCCGACCAATGACCTCGATATCCGCACCATGACCGTTCTAGAGGACTATCTGGACAGCTTTGCGGGCATAGTGATTGCGGTGAGCCACGACCGCTATTTTCTGGACCGAACCGTGCACCGCATTCTGGCACTCGAGGACGGCGTGATTTCGCAGTACGAGGGCGGCTACACGGACTATCAGGTCGAGAAGCTGAGGCGGGAACTGCTGCGCGGTGAGAATGTGGGCAGCGGCGCGGAAAGTACGGTGAGCGCCGAAAAAGAGGCGAGTAAGCAGCGTGCCGAGGAGACCAGACGGCAGCGTGCGCGGCGCATGAGCTATCAGGAAAAACAGGACTTTTTGCACATCGAGGACGAAATCGCTGCACTTGAGGCGCGCGTTGCGGAGATCGAGGTGGAGTATGCCGCTTCGGCGAGCGACTTTCAGCGTCTCACCGCGCTCGACAAGGAGCGCGAAGAAGTTGAGACAAAACTTCTGGAGCGCATGGAGCGCTGGGAATACTTGACGGAACTGCAGGCAGAAATTGAGGCAGAGAGGGAAAGTAAGGTATGA
- a CDS encoding gamma-glutamyl-gamma-aminobutyrate hydrolase family protein: MEKRAVIGISTGLITDDGGMFPGYRRIYVNEDYINAVLAAGGVPVMIPMNGDREALAAVVDKLDALLITGGDDIDPIRYGEEPHRGLGKIVPERDFCDFTLYELARERHLPILGVCRGFQLINIAEGGSLYQDLGERSGEVLKHSQGHSPRLATHSVNIRPDSKIASILGVTEHRVNSFHHQTVKKVGTPFTEVATAPDGVTEAVELPGDDFLIAVQWHPEMLESVDPVMRKLWSAFIAAGLRYRAAKN; this comes from the coding sequence ATGGAAAAGAGAGCAGTGATCGGTATTTCGACGGGGCTCATTACGGACGACGGCGGCATGTTCCCGGGCTATCGCCGCATTTATGTGAACGAGGACTACATCAACGCAGTGCTCGCGGCGGGCGGTGTGCCGGTCATGATTCCGATGAACGGCGACCGCGAGGCGCTTGCGGCTGTGGTTGACAAACTGGACGCGCTGCTGATTACCGGCGGCGATGACATCGACCCGATTCGCTACGGCGAAGAGCCGCACCGCGGCCTCGGCAAGATTGTACCGGAGCGCGATTTCTGCGATTTTACGCTCTATGAGCTCGCGAGAGAGCGCCACCTGCCGATACTCGGCGTGTGCCGCGGTTTCCAGCTCATCAACATTGCGGAGGGCGGCAGCCTCTATCAGGATCTGGGAGAGCGCAGCGGTGAAGTCTTAAAGCACTCCCAGGGACACAGCCCGCGCCTTGCAACTCACTCGGTGAACATAAGACCGGATTCGAAGATTGCTTCGATTCTCGGTGTCACCGAGCACCGCGTGAACTCCTTCCACCACCAGACGGTGAAGAAGGTCGGCACGCCGTTTACCGAGGTGGCGACTGCACCGGACGGTGTGACCGAGGCGGTCGAACTTCCGGGCGACGATTTCCTGATTGCGGTGCAGTGGCATCCGGAGATGCTGGAGAGTGTGGACCCGGTCATGCGGAAACTTTGGAGTGCATTCATTGCGGCGGGACTGCGGTACCGCGCGGCGAAGAACTGA